The following nucleotide sequence is from Candidatus Binatia bacterium.
ACGTTCGCATCCGGCTTGTCGATCTTGTTCACCGCCACGATGATGGGAACACCCGCCGCTCGTGCGTGATTGATGGCCTCAATCGTCTGCGGCATCACGCCATCGTCGGCAGCGACCACCAAGACGACAATGTCTGTGACCTTCGCACCGCGGGCACGCATTGCGGTGAACGCTTCGTGCCCCGGGGTATCCAGGAAGGTGATTTGCCGTCCGTGAACATCCACAGTGTACGCACCAATGTGCTGGGTAATCCCCCCAGCCTCCTGAGCCGTGACGTTCGTCTTTCGGATCGCATCGAGCAGTGAGGTCTTACCGTGGTCGACATGACCCATAATGGTGACGACCGGGGGCCGCGGTTGGAGTTGCTCCTCAGCAACCGACGCAGCGATGTCCTCGTCCAACCGGGACTCCAAACTGTCCACGGCGAGTTCGACCGTAAAACCGAACTTATCGGCGACCAAAGTTGCCGTATCGAAATCTACCACCTGGTTGACCCCGACGGTAACGCCGAGCTCCAGCAGTTCTTTCACGACCTGGTTCTCGCGAACGGCCATCTCCCGGGCCAACTCGCGCACCGTGATCGACTCGGTCGCCAACCGGATGACTCGCTTGTGCGCGCGGGGAACGGTGATTTCGGTCCTCTGCACTTCCTGGTTGGGTGCAGCCTTCTTTTTCTTTGGAACTCGAGTCCGCTGGCGATCCAACTCTAGCGGCTCTGACGTCTCGCCCCGCTCCACCACTCGACGTTTCTTCTTTCGGGGGCGGTCATCCATCGGAGCTGGCGGGGGGAGCGTCGGTAAAGCCCGGTCCCGGCCTGCAGGCACCCCAGCCACACCTGGGCGCTCGCGAGCAACGCGTCCCCGTGCAGTTTGTGGGTTCAGTTGCTTTGGATCAATGCGCCCCAGCACCTTCGGCCCTCGACGCGGTGAGTCCGTAACCGCTTCACCCTCTGGCGAACTGGCTTCCAAAGAGCGGGCCTCAGGTTGCGAGGGAATTCGTTCCGGCTGCACGGAGGTTTCAGCGAGGGCGGACCACGTTTGCTCAGCACGCTGCAATCCTTCGGCACGCTGCAATCCTTCGGCACGCTGCGCACTCCCAGGAGCCTCCTCTGACCTCGGCTGGGCTCCCAGGACAGGCGTGTCTAGAACAGCAACATCCCCCTCTTGTTCGGGTCGGGCCTGCGGAGCCTTAAAAGTCGCTTCACTCCCCACCTCCGCCAGTTCCGCGGGCGGCAATGGAGACACGTTCGCGTCCGCCAAACCCGCAACCAACTCTCCCTCCGAAAGGAGCGGAGGAGGAAGCATCGATTCGTCGAGGGAAGGAGGCACAACCGCTTCCAAGGCCTCCAAAACCGATTCACCGGCGTCCAATGGGCTCGACTCCGCCAGCGCGCTGGCCGATTGGGTATTTGGTTCGGGAGTTGGGGGAGCTGCCTCACTACGACTCGGTGACGAGGCGGCACGCCGTCGAATGATGTTGGCACTCACGCGGCGCTCGACAATCGTTTGCCCCTCTTGGTCGGTGACGACACGCTCCTCGCCGACAACAACCGCAGGAGATGCTTCGCTCTCTCGGCTGAGAACTTGCAGGACCCTCCGCACCTCTTCCTCTGTTAGGCCACTGAGCGGACGTTTGCCGTGGACACCCGCCCGCTCTGCCGCGCTGAGGAAGGCCCCAATCTCGACTCCCAATTCTTTTGCTAAGTCTCGAACCCGTTTCGTACCTACTGTTGATGCCATCCCTGAAATCGTTTCCTTAGAAGAAAGTCAGCCGTCAGATCTCTTTAGCCATCGCAGCGAGCGTATGCACCAGGGCTTCCCGGAGATTACGTTCCACACCGCGCCCCAGCGATCGCACGGTTCCTTTGCGCGCAGCGAACTGCTGCCAGCAATTTGGGTCGCGATGCAGATATGCTCCGCGCCCTTCAGACCACGGGGAGACCTTCAAAGTACCTTCTTTATCGACCGTGAAGCGAATCATCTCCTCCTTCGGCGAGCGTTTACCACAACCAACGCAGAGGCGACTAGGAGTGTGGCGGTGGGGCATTTTTCTCTACGATCCCTGCCCTTCCTCCGCCACTTCTGCCGCAGCTCGCTCCTCCCCCTCTCTCACA
It contains:
- a CDS encoding YlxR family protein, with translation MPHRHTPSRLCVGCGKRSPKEEMIRFTVDKEGTLKVSPWSEGRGAYLHRDPNCWQQFAARKGTVRSLGRGVERNLREALVHTLAAMAKEI